The Paenibacillus antri genome includes a region encoding these proteins:
- a CDS encoding cell wall hydrolase, protein MKIHKLAASATASLLLAASLLAPNAAAKPLQPVVVDGTRHATAALQREGSLLVPAVFLRKMGVSVQWDENNQAVVLRKDAVRLSLTAGPNGVVHKPEGTYVPLRYAAEKLGMSVTYDASTRTAGITTTPSAARTAAKSASISEEDVLWLERITEAEAGGESYEGKVAVAASILNRIDDPNWPDTIQGVVFQIVEVDGVEYYQYSPVADGRIYEAKPTEETRKAVRAALDGSDPTDGATVFYNPKKTDNVWVRERPVSKTIGNHVFSY, encoded by the coding sequence ATGAAAATACATAAACTCGCGGCGTCGGCGACGGCATCCCTGCTGCTCGCCGCGTCGCTCTTGGCGCCGAACGCGGCGGCGAAGCCGCTGCAGCCGGTCGTCGTCGACGGGACGCGGCATGCGACCGCCGCCCTGCAACGCGAAGGCTCCTTGCTCGTGCCGGCCGTCTTCCTCCGCAAGATGGGCGTCTCGGTCCAATGGGACGAGAACAACCAAGCCGTCGTGCTTCGGAAGGACGCCGTTCGCCTGTCCTTGACGGCGGGTCCCAACGGCGTCGTTCACAAGCCGGAAGGCACTTACGTTCCGTTGCGCTACGCGGCGGAGAAGCTGGGGATGAGCGTTACCTACGACGCGTCCACGCGAACGGCCGGCATTACGACGACGCCTTCCGCGGCGAGAACAGCGGCCAAATCCGCGAGCATCAGCGAAGAAGACGTCCTGTGGCTCGAGCGGATAACGGAAGCCGAGGCCGGCGGAGAATCCTACGAAGGGAAGGTTGCCGTAGCTGCCTCGATCCTGAATCGGATCGACGATCCGAATTGGCCCGATACGATCCAAGGCGTCGTCTTCCAGATCGTCGAGGTCGACGGAGTGGAGTATTACCAGTACTCCCCGGTGGCGGACGGGCGCATCTACGAGGCGAAGCCGACCGAAGAAACGCGGAAGGCGGTGCGGGCGGCGCTGGACGGAAGCGATCCGACCGACGGTGCGACGGTATTCTATAACCCTAAGAAGACGGACAACGTTTGGGTCCGCGAGCGTCCGGTTTCGAAGACGATCGGCAATCATGTGTTTTCCTATTAA